One region of Dysidea avara chromosome 1, odDysAvar1.4, whole genome shotgun sequence genomic DNA includes:
- the LOC136247888 gene encoding NACHT, LRR and PYD domains-containing protein 12-like → MASGKMSLQEQKRVLANNHNFIVDNLDADDYRWTRHAGEILRRNKRQSFIAEELGKLKYNPIGVRRLQARYLRHLSNDWPHYYIRLALVRGEQVTRADKSLDEITRLTLQGQVDEILLKKEQLGELRDIFHYQNKTCPRLILVMGGPGIGKTTLANEICVKWANRDGFLAEDFDIVILIPLRSVQQRSIEEAMVEHIGEETYKQVKESVGSKCLVILEGLDEMAAEHRESDPFLVRVVKQCTLLEKVTIMITSRPHACEKLDAGRRVEIVGFGKEEIQKFVKRSFPNDVKYVEEFSQQLKEYPHLESLSYVPMNLKMIVEIFEGSEKKLPSTITKLYQLFIVMTVRAAHRGGNWGILPRAPA, encoded by the exons ATGGCTAGTGGGAAAATGAGCTTGCAGGAACAGAAGAGAGTGTTGGCTAACAACCACAATTTTATTGTTGATAATTTGGATGCTGACGAC TATCGCTGGACCAGACACGCTGGAGAAATTTTGAGGAGGAACAAGCGGCAATCGTTCATAGCAGAAGAATTGGGGAAAT TGAAGTACAATCCAATAGGTGTTAGAAGGTTACAAGCCAGGTACCTCAGACACTTGTCCAATGACTGGCCACACTATTATATTCGACTGGCTCTAGTGAGAGGAGAACAAGTGACAAGAGCAGATAAGAGCTTGGATGAGATAACAAGGCTAACATTACAAGGACAAGTTGATGAAATATTGTTGAAGAAAGAACAACTTGGTGAGCTGAGGGACATCTTCCACTACCAGAACAAAACTTGTCCTCGACTGATACTAGTAATGGGAGGTCCTG gtataggcaagacGACTCTTGCCAATGAGATCTGTGTGAAGTGGGCTAACAGGGATGGGTTTTTAGCTGAGGACTTTGATATTGTGATCTTGATACCGTTAAGGTCAGTCCAGCAAAGGTCAATTGAAGAAGCAATGGTGGAGCACATTGGAGAAGAGACATACAAGCAAGTGAAAGAGTCAGTAGGTAGCAAATGTCTAGTGATCCTGGAGGGATTGGATGAGATGGCAGCTGAACATCGAGAGAGTGATCCATTTTTAGTACGTGTAGTAAAGCAGTGTACATTGTTGGAGAAAGTCACAATAATGATCACATCAAGACCACATGCTTGTGAGAAGCTGGATGCAGGCAGGAGAGTAGAGATAGTAGGATTTGGTAAAGAAGAAATCCAAAAGTTTGTGAAGAGGTCATTTCCCAATGATGTGAAATATGTTGAGGAGTTTTCACAGCAGTTGAAAGAGTATCCTCATTTAGAGAGTTTGTCATATGTGCCTATGAATTTAAAGATGATTGTTGAAATATTTGAGGGTAGTGAGAAGAAGCTTCCATCCACCATTACAAAACTGTACCAACTATTCATTGTGATGacagtcagggccgcccacaggggaggcaactggggcattttgccccgggccccagcctga
- the LOC136247899 gene encoding uncharacterized protein, protein MAVADCAALHRSALNEDELIQFYFKKGYTYQNIRSFLAAKHGIELTDDQLRWRLKKLALKQRGEEVQSSLEEVQAAVEEERNESGRDLGYRVLHQRLLQKHKLRVGRDTVMMLSAVNDPDGALERKKHKLKRREYHSKGPDFIWHTDGYDKLKPFGFAIHGCIDGVLFGVCQNIKMYESLATCKYLT, encoded by the exons ATGGCTGTTGCGGACTGTGCAGCTCTTCATCGTTCCGCCTTGAATGAAGATGAATTGATACAGTTTTATTTTAAGAAAGGATATACATACCAAAATATAAGAAGCTTTCTAGCAGCCAAGCATGGGATTGAGTTAACAGACGACCAGTTAAGGTGGAGACTCAAGAAGCTTGCTTTGAAGCAGCGGGGAGAGGAAGTTCAGTCTTCCTTAGAAGAAGTACAAGCAGCAGTCGAG GAGGAACGAAATGAATCAGGAAGGGACCTTGGCTATAGAGTGTTGCATCAGCGTTTACTTCAGAAGCATAAACTAAGGGTGGGAAG AGACACTGTCATGATGCTGTCAGCAGTTAATGATCCAGATGGGGCTTTAGAAAGAAAAAAGCATAAATTGAAAAGAAGAGAGTACCACAGCAAG GGACCAGATTTTATATGGCACACGGATGGGTATGATAAGCTAAAACCGTTTGGATTTGCCATTCATGGGTGTATTGACGG GGTATTATTTGGAGTGTGTCAGAACATTAAAATGTATGAGTCATTAGCTACTTGTAAGTATTTAACATGA